A single window of Nicotiana sylvestris chromosome 3, ASM39365v2, whole genome shotgun sequence DNA harbors:
- the LOC104239513 gene encoding uncharacterized protein yields MPPYLKIYDGTTDPEDHLIHYVTAVKGNDLSKEQVPSVLLKEFSETLTWYSQLPARSILTFEEMADKFATAHVGAKKAEARVNDIFTVRQTTGEGLRYFLSRFNRIRMSLPNVSEGMTVAAFQNGLNRNGSKATKKLLSRLMKYPPTTWEEIHNAYCAEVRADEDDLNSLIQRLTSVQTEARRYRRNDGRRDQPPRFNRERHLPYVRTSNPPPPRHADVVLRHTAPLRNERGMPPILFAYNFCVSPSEIVYALEKLGTKVQWPQKMKSDPSTRRSNVLCELHQERGHKTEDCIGLRQEVVRMLN; encoded by the coding sequence ATGCcgccatacttgaaaatatacgACGGAACTACGGACCCAGAGGATCACCTAATTCATTATGTTACTGCGGTAAAGGGCAATGATCTATCAAAAGAACAGGTACCTTCTGTACTACTAAAAGAGTTCAGTGAGACCTTGACATGGTACTCCCAGTTACCAGCGCGTTCGATATTGACATTCGAAGAGATGGCGGACAAATTCGCCACCGCTCATGTAGGGGCAAAGAAGGCTGAAGCTAGGGTCAATGATATCTTTACTGTCAGGCAAACAACGGGCGAAGGACTTCGGTATTTCCTGTCCCGATTCAACAGAATAAGGATGAGCCTACCAAACGTGTCAGAAGGGATGACAGTGGCagcctttcaaaatgggttaaacaggAACGGATCAAAGGCAACCAAAAAACTGCTTAGTAGACTCATGAAGTATCCCCCTACCACGTGGGAAGAGATCCATAACGCCTATTGCGCCGAGGTAAGGGCAGATGAGGACGACCTGAACAGCCTGATTCAGCGATTAACATCAGTTCAGACCGAGGCAAGGAGATATCGACGTAACGATGGGCGAAGAGatcaaccaccacgttttaatcGAGAAAGGCATCTGCCCTATGTTCGAACATCCAACCCGCCCCCTCCACGACATGCGGATGTCGTGCTACGACACACTGCGCCCCTccgaaacgaaagaggtatgcctccaatACTATTTGCTTATAActtttgtgtttccccttcagagATAGTGTATGCACTGGAGAAGCTAGGCACGAAGGTGCAGTGGCCACAAAAAATGAAATCGGACCCAAGCACTAGGAGGTCAAACGTCCTCTGTGAATTACACCAAGAAAGAGGACACAAGACTGAAGATTGCATAGGTCTGCGGCAAGAAGTTGTTAGGATGTTGAACTAG